One region of Syntrophales bacterium genomic DNA includes:
- the lexA gene encoding transcriptional repressor LexA: MKEKRTIESVQKIIAAFFRENRRMPSYTEMIALLEVRSKSVVHFWIEKLLASGLLVKDGKNHLSLVSSPFAIPVLGSIKAGFPSPEEEALCDIVSMDEYLVARPDASFLLQVSGDSMNGAGIIEGDLVIVEKGREPKNGDIVIAEVDGAWTMKYFRKHDKEVVLESANAGYPPIRPSQELKIGGIVTASIRKYHT; encoded by the coding sequence ATGAAAGAAAAACGAACAATCGAATCGGTTCAGAAAATCATCGCCGCCTTCTTTCGGGAAAACAGACGCATGCCGTCATATACGGAAATGATCGCCCTGCTCGAAGTCAGATCGAAGAGCGTCGTCCATTTCTGGATTGAAAAACTGCTCGCCTCCGGCCTGCTTGTCAAAGATGGTAAAAATCATCTCAGTCTGGTTTCCTCACCCTTCGCCATCCCGGTATTAGGTTCAATCAAGGCGGGGTTCCCTTCCCCGGAAGAAGAGGCGCTCTGCGACATCGTGTCTATGGACGAATACCTTGTCGCACGGCCGGATGCCTCCTTCCTGCTTCAGGTGAGCGGCGATTCGATGAATGGGGCGGGAATTATTGAGGGGGATCTCGTAATTGTCGAAAAGGGCCGGGAACCGAAAAACGGTGATATTGTAATAGCCGAGGTTGACGGAGCGTGGACCATGAAGTACTTCCGGAAGCATGACAAGGAGGTTGTACTGGAATCAGCCAATGCCGGATATCCCCCGATTAGACCGAGCCAGGAACTGAAGATAGGCGGCATTGTGACAGCTTCTATCCGTAAATACCATACATGA
- a CDS encoding glutaminyl-peptide cyclotransferase yields MSKRIIWRVTVLLLLLLPVLSAAAGGQKGERRNPDGAGFYSYRVVRSYPHDRGAFTQGLVYDAGFFYEGTGLNGRSTLRKVEPTSGGVVKKISLAPSFFGEGIAVSGERIIQLTWLSQTGFVYKKDTFELLGKFSYNYEGWGATCNNKELIISDGTDLLHFWNADTLLETKTVRVHDGRYPVNGLNELEYVRGDIYANLWPTSYIAVINPRTGSVKGWLDMSGLLSATDAQGADVLNGIAYDAKRDHLFVTGKLWPKIFEIELIGKKPR; encoded by the coding sequence ATGTCAAAGCGGATAATATGGCGAGTAACTGTGCTGCTTTTGCTCCTTCTTCCTGTCCTGTCGGCAGCTGCGGGGGGGCAGAAAGGCGAACGGAGGAATCCGGACGGGGCCGGCTTTTACTCTTATCGGGTTGTCCGTTCTTACCCCCATGACCGAGGCGCCTTTACCCAGGGTCTGGTTTATGACGCCGGTTTTTTTTATGAAGGGACGGGGCTTAACGGCCGCTCCACACTGCGCAAGGTGGAACCGACTTCTGGAGGCGTCGTCAAGAAGATATCCCTGGCGCCGTCCTTTTTCGGGGAGGGTATCGCCGTTTCCGGGGAGCGCATTATCCAGCTTACCTGGCTTTCCCAAACAGGGTTTGTCTATAAGAAGGATACCTTTGAGCTGCTCGGTAAATTCTCATACAACTACGAGGGCTGGGGGGCGACCTGTAATAATAAAGAGCTTATTATCAGCGATGGAACGGATCTGCTGCATTTTTGGAATGCCGATACTCTCCTGGAAACGAAGACAGTCCGCGTCCATGACGGCCGTTATCCGGTAAATGGTCTTAATGAATTGGAATATGTGCGAGGAGATATTTACGCCAATCTCTGGCCGACGAGTTATATCGCCGTCATTAACCCCCGAACTGGAAGCGTCAAGGGCTGGCTGGATATGAGCGGATTACTGTCCGCAACCGATGCGCAGGGGGCCGATGTTTTAAACGGCATAGCCTACGATGCCAAGAGGGACCATCTGTTCGTTACCGGGAAATTATGGCCGAAAATATTTGAGATAGAGTTGATCGGTAAAAAGCCGCGCTGA
- a CDS encoding DUF6515 family protein, producing the protein MDRRNKIGIFSICLIIVIFSLLTLFILTAADAADRRERNPRREFRDSRYHLERSYPARGQIVREIPRNRHAVTYRGARYYFYDGAWYRPNGGRFTVIAPPIGLFVSFLPPYYATIWVGGVPYYYANEVYYTHYADGYRVVDPPTENAVSQTPPPAEQLFIYPRNGQDEKQQADDRYQCHSWAVSQTGYDPTQPQTGSTTSQRSDNRADYLRAMSACLDGRGYTVK; encoded by the coding sequence ATGGATCGCAGAAACAAAATCGGAATATTTTCAATATGTTTAATCATCGTAATTTTTTCGTTATTAACACTGTTTATCCTGACTGCCGCCGATGCGGCTGATCGTCGTGAGCGGAACCCACGTCGTGAATTCCGCGATTCACGGTACCATCTTGAGCGCTCCTATCCGGCGCGCGGCCAGATAGTGCGGGAAATCCCCCGCAACCGCCACGCCGTTACTTACAGGGGCGCCCGCTATTACTTTTACGATGGCGCCTGGTACCGGCCGAATGGAGGACGTTTTACTGTAATAGCTCCTCCGATAGGCCTCTTTGTCAGTTTCCTGCCTCCCTATTATGCGACAATCTGGGTGGGAGGCGTACCTTACTACTATGCAAACGAGGTCTATTACACTCACTATGCAGACGGCTACAGGGTAGTCGATCCGCCAACGGAAAACGCGGTGAGTCAAACCCCGCCGCCGGCAGAACAGCTTTTCATCTATCCCCGCAACGGCCAGGACGAAAAGCAGCAGGCGGATGATCGTTATCAATGTCATAGCTGGGCGGTAAGTCAGACCGGCTATGATCCCACGCAACCGCAAACCGGCAGCACAACCTCGCAAAGAAGCGACAATCGGGCGGATTATCTGAGGGCTATGTCTGCCTGTCTTGATGGCCGCGGCTATACAGTGAAATAG